From Thermincola ferriacetica:
TATAAGGCAAGGCCTCAATCAAAACATTGGCTTTTTCCACCGCATTGTTCATAGTCGCCGCTCCTTCCGGGCCTCAAAGGTTTTGCCTGCCCGTTATTTTTTCTATATCTATTCTGATCATACAGAGTTTCGCCAGTTTATCACCCGGCACAGCCCCCACCGGACCTTCCCGGTATTTGTCTATCAGCCTGCCAAGGGACTCGGCTGTCTCTTCTTCCGAAACCACTTTCGATGCCCAGCCGAAAACCGTCACACTCTCGAATTCGAAGGTATATTGGCAGGGGCTTTCCCCTGTCTTTTTTCGTCCCGGCACGGAAACTGTAAAACATACCCTGGGGTTGGCCGTGATGTAATCCCATTTGGTGCCTTTATGGCCTGTATGTATATAGATTCTCCCCTTATCGTAAAGGAAGTTAAAGGGTATGCAGTAGGGCTCCCCTTCCCGGCACATACCGAGATACCCAAACTCCGCCTACCGCAGGATCTCTTCACATCGTTCAGGAGCTAGATCCTTTTTGGGCACTAATATCACCTCATTTCTTTTCCTGCCGGAAAATGCCGCTGGCCCCAGCAGCAGTGATTTAAAATATCCCCAATATCTCCTTCCCGGCCATAATGGCTGACCAATGCAGTTGATAAGCCAGGGATATTTCCGTATGGGCAGCAAAACCGCATAAGGTGCAGGGATATTCATCTCCGGTCCGGTTTTTCAGGTAACAGCCCTGGTTAAAGGTTCCGTCCGGTTCCACGTTGGCTATCATCCAGGGTTCACACTTCCAATTGTTGTCTTTTAAAGCCTGTAAAGCTAAAACCGAATCTGTCAGGGGGTAACCTTCTTTCTTCATTTTTATCAATTGGTCCAGCACTGCCGACCTCTGCTCCCAGCTCAATGCCAGGTCTTCACTCTCTGGGTATGGATAGAAGAACTGTATGGTAATGCCTTTGACAAGCGGGGCCAGGACCCTTACCAACTCCGGCAATTCACCGGCGTTAATACGGTTAATGGTAATGTTCGCAAAAATTTTAGCATGGCATGAAGA
This genomic window contains:
- a CDS encoding radical SAM protein, giving the protein MNLSRVLYLARYYIRAKFFNDKRPILSGMKLTHRCTLTCRQCPYWQRPAPDLSWQKAGELFPFLYKKGIRLLIFEGGEPLLWKDGSKTIHDLVREAKRYFFCVGVTTNGTLPLDVDADIIWVSIDGLRKTHDALRGKSFDRIIDNIKSSCHAKIFANITINRINAGELPELVRVLAPLVKGITIQFFYPYPESEDLALSWEQRSAVLDQLIKMKKEGYPLTDSVLALQALKDNNWKCEPWMIANVEPDGTFNQGCYLKNRTGDEYPCTLCGFAAHTEISLAYQLHWSAIMAGKEILGIF